The DNA sequence CGACATCCTGAAGGTGGACCCCATCGGCGGCCAGGCCGTCATCGAGGGGGTCATGATGCGCGGCAAGCATGGGGTCGGACTTGCCGTCCGCACCCCCGCCGGCGAGATCCACCTCAAGCAAGAGCCCATCGAGAGCCTTCGCTCCAGGTATCCCCTGCTCAAGCTCCCCTTCGTCCGGGGCGTGGCCGCCCTGATCGAGTCGCTCTCGCTGGGCATGCGCATGCTCAACTACTCGGCGGCGATCGCCTCCGGCGAGGACGAGAAGGAAGCCGAGAGCGGGGGCTGGCTCCCGCTCGTCATCGGGGTGGTCGTCATGATCGCCATCTTCAAGGTGGTGCCCGCCCTCGTCTTCGCCAAGCTGACCCCCGTCATCCCGAACGCGCTCGCCCTGAGCGCAATCGAGGGACTGATCAGAGTCGGGCTCTTCGTCGGCTACCTCTCGGCCATCTCGCTCATGCCGGAGGTCAAGCGCCTGTTCCAGTACCACGGCGCCGAACACCAGGTCATCAACTGCGTCGAGGCGGGCAAGGAACTGACCCCGGACAACGCCCTCGCCTACTCGCCCATCCACCCGCGGTGCGGGACCAGCTTCCTGCTGATCACCCTGCTCTTGCAGATCGCGGTGTTCTCGCTGCTCGGCACTCACATGACCGTCGTCCAGCGCGTGGCCTCTCAGCTGTGCCTGCTGCCGGTGGTCGCGGGCATCGCCTTCGAGCTGATCCGGCTCGCGGGCCAGACCTCGATCCAGGGCGCCAAGGCGGGATTCGCCGCGCGCTGCGCCCTGTGGGTGACGCTTCCGGGCCAGTGGCTCCAGCGGGTGACCACGCGCCCGGCCTCCCGCGACCAGATCGAGGTCGCGATCGCCTCGTTGCACGCGGCTTTGGCCGTACAGCCCGCCGGGGCAGCCCCCCAGGTCCCCTAGAGCCTTCAGCACGAGAAGAGGAGCCGACGATGGTCGGCCCCTCTTCTCGTGCAAAGGTGAAGACCCGCTCGGCCTAGCCGGCGACAGCGACCGTGGCGGGGCGCATGTAGCGCGGCAAGTGCT is a window from the Pantanalinema sp. genome containing:
- a CDS encoding DUF1385 domain-containing protein, whose product is MSDILKVDPIGGQAVIEGVMMRGKHGVGLAVRTPAGEIHLKQEPIESLRSRYPLLKLPFVRGVAALIESLSLGMRMLNYSAAIASGEDEKEAESGGWLPLVIGVVVMIAIFKVVPALVFAKLTPVIPNALALSAIEGLIRVGLFVGYLSAISLMPEVKRLFQYHGAEHQVINCVEAGKELTPDNALAYSPIHPRCGTSFLLITLLLQIAVFSLLGTHMTVVQRVASQLCLLPVVAGIAFELIRLAGQTSIQGAKAGFAARCALWVTLPGQWLQRVTTRPASRDQIEVAIASLHAALAVQPAGAAPQVP